The Euphorbia lathyris chromosome 2, ddEupLath1.1, whole genome shotgun sequence genome includes a window with the following:
- the LOC136218927 gene encoding uncharacterized protein, whose protein sequence is MENMASSISKPQLKQMGNEEKAAAVHDEMQRMNKLPPNSSYVTHRLRVLNKILQLLSIKRTVSQEEELELLFAGLHM, encoded by the exons ATGGAAAATATGGCCAGCTCCATTTCTAAACCTCAATTAAAGCAAATGGGAAATGAGGAGAAGGCGGCAGCAGTCCATGATGAAATGCAGAGAATGAATAAACTTCCCCCTAACAGCAGCTATGTTACCCATCGCCTTCGTGTTCTTAATAAAATTCTGCAACTTCTGTCTATTAAG AGGACTGTCTCGCAGGAAGAGGAGTTGGAGTTGCTCTTTGCTGGTTTGCATATGTGA